One genomic window of Oncorhynchus kisutch isolate 150728-3 linkage group LG24, Okis_V2, whole genome shotgun sequence includes the following:
- the zgpat gene encoding zinc finger CCCH-type with G patch domain-containing protein: MDEGTLETAITAYSAQLQQVESALLAGLDPSQQADLLKLKEDLSQLIELTEASLVSVKKSRLLATLEEDDGLQSLATGTPANGGLDNEFAAFYSEVGEVSGSSSDMREREDEREDEDDGEVEDDDEVEGEVDALSGTKVRAPYRTSWGTLEYHNAMIVGTESCDRNEAQVRVLYVHPTQKSMKPCPFFLEDKCRFADNCRFSHGEVVYVSELREFLESNLTNLQEGSSCLARQDDGIWYSGKITDIDNDFYTVKFDSALLKNVMVEADGVIPPLREDDMPSCSDSEDDDNGEGEAAFPIVLTQEEDWAPSGSSSAFGGWEAHTRGIGSKLMLKMGYEYGKGLGKTSEGRVEPVLAVVLPKGKSLDQCAELTARKTQSKVAKGKDGQKVSRNKRTRKARAHNTGGCHNVFDFLNRKLGNGDANPEAGGTCGPPPSHTPSSQGAGVEAYKGGKSTKRNLNVKLFQAAERVTQTEREIQRLTESLSRRTGRDSSMVTHLEEKLSAARSLLVQQKAQELSAQRENRKADTHKKMTEF; encoded by the exons ATGGACGAAGGAACCCTGGAGACAGCCATCACGGCCTACAGCGCCCAGCTGCAGCAGGTGGAAAGTGCCCTGTTGGCCGGCCTGGACCCATCACAGCAGGCTGACCTGCTAAAACTGAAAGAAGACCTCTCTCAGCTGATAGAACTCACAGAAGCTAGCCTAGTGTCGGTCAAGAAGAGTCGGCTCCTAGCCACTCTCGAAGAGGACGACGGGCTCCAGTCGCTAGCCACAGGCACACCAGCTAACGGTGGCTTGGACAATGAGTTTGCTGCCTTCTACTCGGAAGTGGGGGAGGTTTCCGGAAGTAGCtcagacatgagagagagggaagatgagagagaggatgaggatgatGGCGAGGTGGAGGATGATGacgaggtggagggagaggtagatGCGCTAAGTGGCACCAAAGTGCGAGCACCCTACCGCACCTCTTGGGGGACTTTGGAGTACCACAATGCAATGATCGTGGGGACAGAGAGTTGTGACAGGAATGAGGCCCAGGTGAGGGTGCTGTATGTCCATCCCACACAGAAGTCCATGAAGCCCTGCCCATTCTTCCTGGAGGACAAGTGTCGCTTCGCAGACAACTGCAG GTTCTCCCATGGCGaggtggtgtatgtgtcagagctCAGAGAGTTCCTGGAGTCGAACCTCACTAACCTTCAAGAGGGCTCCTCCTGCTTGGCCAGGCAAGACGACGGCATCTGGTACTCGGGCAAAATAACAG ACATCGACAATGATTTCTACACGGTGAAGTTCGACTCTGCCTTGCTGAAGAACGTCATGGTGGAGGCTGATGGGGTCATCCCACCGTTGAGAGAAGATGACATGCCCTCCTGCTCTGACTCGGAGGATGATGACAACGGAGAGGGCGAAGCAGCGTTCCCCATAG TTTTAACCCAAGAGGAGGATTGGGCGCCGTCGGGAAGTTCTTCTGCCTTTGGTGGCTGGGAGGCACACACAAGAGGCATAGGCTCCAAGCTCATGCTCAAAATGGGATACGAATATGGGAAAG GTCTGGGTAAAACGTCAGAGGGTCGGGTGGAGCCAGTGCTGGCGGTGGTCCTGCCCAAAGGTAAATCTCTGGACCAGTGTGCTGAGCTCACTGCGAGGAAGACACAGAGCAAAGTGGCCAAAGGCAAAGATGGGCAGAAGGTGAGCCGCAATAAGAGAACGAGAAAGGCTCGTGCACATAACACTGGTGGGTGCCACAACGTCTTTGACTTCCTGAACCGCAAGCTGGGCAACGGGGACGCCAACCCTGAGGCAGGAGGCACTTGTGGCCCCCCTCCCTCACATACTCCATCGTCTCAAGGGGCCGGAGTGGAGGCTTACAAGGGGGGGAAGAGCACCAAGAGAAACCTGAACGTGAAGCTGTTCCAGGCGGCAGAGAGAGTGACCCAGACGGAGAGGGAGATCCAGAGACTCACAGAGTCCCTGAGCCGACGGACTGGGAG GGATTCTTCCATGGTGACTCACCTGGAAGAGAAGCTGTCTGCAGCCCGCAGCCTGCTGGTCCAGCAGAAGGCCCAGGAGCTCTCAGCCCAGAGGGAGAACAGGAAGGCTGACACTCACAAGAAAATGACAGAGTTTTGA